ACTCAGGGTGATGGATATTGATGTCAGTGAACTTGAACCGCAGGTTTCATGTCCCCACAACGTTGACAACGTGAAACCCGTCAGTGAAGTTGAGGGGACAGAGATAGACCAGGTATTCCTTGGCTCATGTACAAATGGAAGGCTCAGCGACCTCAGGGATGCTGCAGGGATACTGAAAAACAGGAAGGTCTCTGATGATGTGAGGATGCTTGTCATACCCGCATCAAGGGAGGTTTACCGCCGCGCCCTTGAGGAGGGACTCATGGAGATCTTCGTGGATGCAGGGGCACTTGTATGCAACCCCTGCTGCGGTCCATGCCTTGGAGGACATGTGGGCCTGGTGGGGCCTGGTGAGGTGAGCCTCTCCACATCAAACAGAAACTTCAGGGGGAGGCAGGGCAGCCCCGAAGCCGAAGTATACCTTTCATCGGCGGCTGTTGCAGCAGCATCCGCAGTTAAAGGAAAAATCACCCACCCAGCAAACATCAAATAGGAGGTTTAAAGATGAAAGGAAAGGTCTGGAAATTCCCTGATGACGTTGATACAGACATAATAATCCCCGGGCGGTACCTTGTTATAAGGGACCCTGAAAAACTTGCAGAACATGTCATGGAGGGTCTTGACCCTGAATTCCCATCAAAGGTCAGGCCCGGTGACTTCATAGTTGCAGGTAAAAACTTTGGATGCGGATCATCAAGGGAACACGCACCCCTGGCACTCAAGGGTGCTGGTGTGGCGGCCGTTATTGCAGAATCCTTTGCAAGGATATTCTACAGGAACGCCATAAACGTCGGCATACCCCTCCTTGAAGCCCCGGGGATAACGGATGAGCTTGAAGAGGGTGATGAAATCGAGGTCGATCTTGAAAGGGGCGTCATAATCAGGGATGGGGAAGAATTCCCATTCAAGAAGCTGCCTGATTTCATGCTGGAGATACTTGAAAGCGGGGGGCTCATACCCTACCTCAAAAGGGGTGGAGAACTGTAGGTGATGGAGATGAAGATAGCGGTTATACCCGGTGATGGCATTGGCGGTGAGGTTATGGATGCTGCCCTCACCGTGCTGGATGCCCTTGACCTTAACCCTGAACTCATCATGGCAGATGCAGGAGACGACTGCCTCGAGAGAACAGGGACCCCCCTGCCTGATGAAACCCTTGAGGCGGTGGGTGAGGCTGATGCAACACTGTTCGGAGCTGCAGGTGAAAGCGCCGCTGATGTAATAGTTAAACTTCGACGTGAATTCGGCCTTTTTGCGAATTTAAGGCCTGTAAGGTCTCTTCCAGGGGTTCAGTGCCTTTATCCGGACCTGGATTTTGTGATTGTCCGTGAGAACACCGAGGATCTCTATGTTGGTGATGAGGAGTACACGTCTGATGGTGCTGTTGCAAGGCGTGTTATAACCAGGGCTGCCTCCGAGAGGATTGTGAGGTTTGCCTTTGATTACGCGGTGGGTGATGGCCGCGGCGGTGTTACGGCCGTCCATAAGGCCAACGTCCTCAAGAAGACAGACGGCATATTCAGGGAAGTCTTCTACGAGGTCGCCTCCAGTTACCCCCAGGTGGAGGCCAATGACTACTATGTGGATGCCACAGCCATGTACCTCATCACACAGCCCCATGAATTCGATGTCATCGTCACAACCAACATGTTCGGAGACATACTCTCAGACGAAGCCGCAGCCCTGGTCGGAGGCCTCGGAGTAGCACCATCAGCAAACATAGGCGAAAAAAACGCCATATTCGAACCAGTACACGGATCAGCACCACAAATAGCCGGAAAAAACATAGCCAACCCCACAGCAATGATACTATCAACAGCACTCATGCTAAAACACCTCAAAAAACCACAAGAAGCCCAGAAAATACAGGAAGCACTTGAAGAAACACTCCGGAATGGACTTGTAACCCCGGACCTTGGTGGTGATCTTGGAACAGATGAAATGGCCAGGGAAATAGCCAGGAGAATTGAAGGGTGATCTTATGCTGGTGGAGGATGTCAGGTCTGATATACCCCTCCTTGAGGACCATGTTTACCTTGACGCCGCAAGCACAACTCCCACACCGCTTCCTGTTGTGAGGGCAATGGAGGAGTACTTCCTCTCCTACAATGCAAACACAGGTAGGGGTGCCTACTCCCTTCTTGTAAGGGCCACTGAAAGGTTGAATGAAGCCCGTTCAAAGGTCGCAGGCTTCATAAATGCCTCAGCAGATGAAATCATATTCACAAAGAACACCTCGGAGGCAATAAACATTGTAGCCGGTGGCCTGCGGTTCAGGAGGGGTGACTCGGTGGTTGTCCCCAACATCGAGCACCACTCAAACTTCCTTCCCTGGTTGAGGCTCAGGAAGATGGGAGTGGATGTGAGGGTTGTCAGGGCTGATGAGACTGGAGTTGTGGACCCATCCGTTATTGAGGACGCGGTTGATGATACAACGAGACTTGTTACGGTAACCCACATATCCAATGCGCTTGGTTCGGTGCAGGAGGTGGAGGAGATAGGCAGTATAGCCCATGAGCACGGCGCCCTCTACCTTGTGGACGCTGCCCAGTCCATAGGGCACATGGAAGTTGATGTTAAAGGGATAGGTGCTGATTTCGCAGCATTCCCCGGGCACAAGGGGACCATGGGGCCCGTTGGAACCGGCTTCCTGTACTGTAACAGGGAATGTATCGATGAACTTGAACCCTTCAGCCTTGGAGGCGGCACCGTCCTGGATGTATCAGAGGATGAATACGTCCTTGAAGAATTTCCGGCAAGATTTGAGGCCGGAACCCTTAACATTGCAGGTTTCATTGGCCTCGGGGCATCCATAGACTACATGAACCGTATAGGGATTGGCAGAATAGAGAAACACACCATTAAACTTACAGAGAAACTCTACAGTGAACTATCATCCATTGACAGGCTCGAGTGCTACGGTGACCCCCAAAACATTTATGGTATCCTTTCATTCAACATAGATAACATGGATCCCCACGACGTTGCAAAGCTCCTCGATGAAACCGCCGGCATCTGTGTTAGAAGCGGACACCACTGCGCAATACCTGCAATAAAGCACCTGGGGCTCCATGAAATGGGAGGCACGGTGAGGGCATCCATACACTACTATAACACAGAAGAGGAGATAGAATTACTCGCAGAAACCCTTAATGAAATATCATTACTGGGGGTTTGACCATGAACAAGGCTCAGGTAATAGCAATATTTATAGTAATAATAATGGTCCTAAGTACCGTTGCAGCTGCATTTATACTCTAAGGAGGAATCAGTATGGTTGAAGTTAGAATAGGGGCTGTTGTAGCCGAATTTAACTATGACATAACGCACATGATGCTTGAACTTGCCAGGGAGCATGCTAAATTCCTGGACTCTGAGATAACAAAGGTTATCCCTGTCCCGGGAGTCTTTGACATGCCCCTTGCAATAAAGAAGCTCCTCATGGATGATGAAATCGACGCGGTCATCACCCTGGGAGCCGTGATAGAGGGCGCCACCGACCATGACCAGATCGTTGTACAGCACGCTTCACGTAAAATAGCCGACCTGGCCCTTGAATATGATAAACCAGTTGCCCTGGGAATATCAGGTCCAGGGATGACAAGGCTTGAAGCCCACCAGCGTGTTGAATACGCTAAAAGAGCTGTTGAAGCTGCTGTTAAAATGCACAGAAGACTTAATGAATTCTGATCCCTGGAGAAGTTCCATGGAAATCCTCAAACCCTCTGATCTCAGGGAAAGGTTCAGGGACCCCTGGATATCACCCTACCGGAAGGTCATCACCATGGTGGACGGTGACCTTGTTGAGATAGTCGAGTATCACCCCTGCGTTTCAGGTTCGGAGTGGATGATATACCAGTACAGCCGCTCCAGTAAATTAATAGAAAGCGCCAGGAGGGACAGTAACAGACACACCTACATTGCAAGGACCGGTAAAGCTCCCCTGGAACTTAAAGCTAGTTTAAACGCTGCAGGGATCGAGGAGGTCCGTGTTGAGGGTGACGAGGTCCGTGTGGTGCATGCGGGTCTTGCAGGTGCAGGTGTTGGTGCTGCAATGTGCCGTGGCATGGCAGAGGGTGTTAAAAGGGTTGAGCTCTATGATGTGGGTGGAGGATCAAGGGAGGGCCGGGCTGCTGTTATAACACCACGGCTCGAGAAGGTGGTCATAGGAATAGATGACACCGACACCCCCGCTGAAGGTGCAACCTGGACCCTTGCAAACAATATGGGGCTCAGGCTCCAGGAGGAGGGCTTTGAATACCTGGACCATGTGACGGTCCAGCTCTACCCCCACAACCCCCACAAGACCCAGAACTGCGTATCAGTTGCCCTGGCCTTTGGGGTTGACCCCGGAAGGAAGGAACATCTTATTGATAAAGCAGCGAGACTCCTTGAAAAGAGCACCCTATCAGATAAAACAGCCATGGCTGTTCTGGAGGGCATAAGGGTCCCTGGAGAACTCAGAGAGTATTCCATGAATGCCAAGAAACGCCTCATGGAGGTTGAAGAAGCTGAAAGTGTTGCAGAAGCCCTGGGGATAGAGCTCATTGAGATAACCGGGTCTCAGGGAAAGATAGGAGCCCTAGCAGCCCTTGGCCTCTACAATGACCCTCAGGAGGCTGCAAGGGTCTACTACTGATTGGATTTTCCGGGTTGTGCCCCGGAACTCCATCATAACAGGGGCTCCATCATGGTATCACTTTTGAAAGCTAAAACCCCAACAGCAGAAGAAATTTAAAGCCATATGTTGAGGAATCTGCCCTCCGATGATGATGCAAAGAGCATGTCGCTTGGAAGGGTTCCAAGGACCTCAACCTTCACCACATGCCTGCCCCAGTAGACAGTGTAGTTGGCGGCTTCATCAGAGAACATGATCCTCCGGACGGGCACACCATTTATATAGATGGTGTATGCTCCCTTCTTCATTACCCCCGAGGTTTCGGCCACCTTAACCCCATCAACAAGGACTCTGACCTGTCTTCCAGGAGCCTCATCGGTCTGGATAATCACACCATTAAGGACCGTGATGTTTGATTCTGAAATGTTCCTCATGGCATAGATACCATTGAAAACCTTCCTCAGGTTACCATCCTGGATCACGTCACCTGCATTCAGCTGGAGGGCTTCCCTTGCATCAAGGGGCATCCTCATTATGTTGCCCTCCCCCTGCCTTGTCCTGTTGAGGGTGTAGGTCTCATTGGCTATGAATAGGCGGTCACCGTAGTTGAGGCCAAGGGTCTTTATCGCCTCCTCAGGGATTCTTATGGTGCCGTTCTCATTTTCAAGGGCGCTGTCAACGGTGTAGGGGCCCCGCACATCAAAAGTCCTGTTATCCTGACTCTTTTTCCATATTATAAGGTTTCCTGATGTGGGCTCAATGGATATCTTACCATCATCAACATGGACCGCGCCCAGGAGGGTTGATATCATTGCAATAAGGATCAGGCCGGATACGAGTATGGGGAAGTGCATGTAGATGAAGGACCTTACCGCCTGAACCTTGCCTGTTGATCGTCTGAACACGTACACCGATCTTCTGATGAGGCTTAAGAGATAATAAACTGCAACTATGAGCCCTGCAACGGCTATGACCACCCCCTCCATGGCAGGAATGGCCCTTATAAAGAATATGCTGAAAACACCCAGTGTTGTGAGTGAAAGCCCCAGTATACACATCCTTATGGCTTTACCCATGGAATCCATCATTGTTATCCTTCCATAGGCAAGCGCCCTGTCAACTATTGTCCTCACAACTTCATTGGCGACAAGGTTGAGGTCAGAGAGGCTGGCCATATCATGCTTTATGGTTCCGATGTCAACCTCCCTCACTGTAAGGCCCATTACATCTGCGTCGAGGACTATTCCCACATCAACACCATAGTCCTCCTCAAACTTCATTTTCTCAAGCACGGATCTCCTGGCAGCGAACTGGCCGCTCAGGGGCTGTTCAAATTTTATTTCAGGGAAGAAAAAATTTAAAAGTGGTTTAGCTGTTAATTCCGTCACCCTTCCTGCCTTTCGCCTGAACCTGGTCTTTGTAAGGTCTGCCTTACCCCTCAGGATGGGCTTTATCATCTTCTCCAGTTTCTCTGTTGTCATGTTCTTAAGGTCAGCATCCACAAAGGCCACTATTTCCCCCTTTGAATGTTTGAAGCCCGTTCTGAGGGCAGCTCCCTTACCCCTGTTACTGGTATGCCTTATAACCTTTGCACCTGCATTTTCTGCGACTTCTGCTGTGCTGTCTGTGGAGCCATCATCCACCACTATGACCTCTGTGACCATATCAGAGTTTCTGGCTGCCTCAACAACCTCTGCAACAGTCTTTTCTTCATTGAATGCGGGTATTACCACCGAGACTGACAGGTTATCTGTGATCCCTCTTTTCAGTGCGCAGAGGAGGAAGACCATTATAAGAATAAGCCATGACATCGCTACACCCTTCTGAATCTCTATATCTCCTATTGGTCCCATTTCATTTATAAATTGAAGAGTCTTCCGAGGTATTAAATAGGAATCATGATAAACCTTTAAGCATAACTCTAAAGGTGAATCTTCAAATGAAACCCAGAGTAATGATACTCCTTGGAAGCGCATCAGACTTTAGGATTGCCGAGAAGGCAATGGAGATCTTTGAGGAACTCAAGATACCCTACGACCTGAGGGTTGCATCCGCCCACAGAACCCATGAAAAGGTCAAAGCGATTGTGACGGAATCCATAAGGGAGGGTGTGGAGGTATTCATAGGTATAGCGGGACTCTCAGCCCACCTTCCGGGTATGATCTCTGCAAACACCCACCGACCGGTAATAGGGGTCCCTGTGGATGTTAAACTTGGGGGTCTGGACGCCCTCTTTGCATGTTCACAGATGCCCTTCCCTGCCCCGGTGGCTACGGTGGGGGTTGACCGTGGAGAGAATGCGGCGATACTGGCAGCCCAGATAATAGGTATAGGGGACCCTGAAGTGCGTGAAAGGGTTTCAAAGCTGAGAATGGGATTCTATGAGAAGGTTAGAAGGGATGAGTGCCAGATCCTGAACAGCATGGAAGGCTCATACTACTCACCCCTCAAGATTCAGATACCTGAAATTGAGGATGACGATGATAAAGAGTGGGGTGAGGCCCCCATGGTATCGGTCATCCCCGGCAGTTACTCTGACATGAAGATCGCCAAGAAGACCACCATGTTCCTTGACAGGCTCGGCATAAGCTATGACCTTAACGTCATATCACCCATAAGGTATCCTGAAAGATTTGAAAGGTACCTTGAGAAGATGAGGGACGTCAGACTGTTCATAGCCATAAGCGGCCTCTCAGCGCATGTAACCGGAGCGGTTGTGGCACTCAGTGACAGGCCTGTTATAGGTGTCCCCTGCCCCCTCAAGATGAACGGGTGGGACTCCCTCCTCTCAATGGTCAACATGCCCCCCGGTGTTCCTGTTGGAACCGTGGGTATAGGTAACGGTGGCAACGCCGCCATACTGGCAGCTGAAATGCTGGGAATCTATGATGAAAAGATCGAATCCCGTATAAAGAGGATAAAGAGTCGTTCAGTTAAGTTCTGACGGTGATGGAATGAGAAACTTCATGGAAATACTCCCTGAGAAGCCCGTGATAATAAAGGATGAAGTCTCAACCAGGTTCGAGGCAGCCAGGATACTCAGGGAACACCCCCGGGACCTTGTAATACTTGAAAACATTAAGGAATCGGATATACCTGTAATATCAGGGCTCTGTAACACCCGGGAGAAGATAGCCCTCTCCCTCAACTGCAGGGTCAATGAGATAACCGGGAGGATAGTGGATGCAATGGAAAATCCGACCCCCCTGGGAAGGGCCAGGAGCCTTAAGGGTTACAGCTCAGGGGAGGCTGACCTTTCAAGGCTCCCTGTCCTGACACATTACAGGAAGGATGGTGGCCCATACATCACTGCCGGGGTTATATTCGCAAGGGACCCTGAAACAGGAACCCGCAACGCCTCAATACACAGGATGATGGTCATGGGGAAGGACCGTATGGCTGTCCGTATAGTGCCAAGACACCTCTACACATACCATCAGCGGGCTGAGGCCATGGGCAGGGACCTTGAGATAGCGGTTGCCATAGGCCTTGACCCCGCCACACTCCTTGCAACAACAACCTCAATACCCATAGATGCCGATGAGATGGAGGTTGCAAACACCTTCCATGATGGTGGGCTGCAGCTTGTAAAATGTGAGGGGGTTGAACTGGAGGTGCCCCCTGCAGAGATAATCCTTGAGGGCCGCATACTCAACGGGGTCCGGGAAAGGGAGGGGCCCTTCGTTGACCTGACGGACACCTACGATGTTGTGAGGAAGGAACCAGTCATCAGGGTTGAAAGGATGCATATCAGGGAAGATGCCATGTATCATGCCATCCTGCCTGCTGGTTTTGAGCACCGGCTCCTCCAGGGTTTACCCCAGGAGCCAAGGATCTACAGGGCAGTCCAGAACACGGTCCCCACAGTAAAGGATGTTGTGCTGACAGAGGGGGGTTGCTGCTGGCTTCACGCAGCTGTATCCATAAGGAAGCAGACCCAGGGTGATGGTAAGAATGTTATAATGGCTGCCCTTGCAGCCCACCCCTCCCTGAAGCACGTGGTGGTTGTTGATGATGACATCAACGTATTTGATCCTGAAGAGATAGAATACGCCATTGCAACCAGGGTTAAGGGTGATGATGACATAGTCGTGGTTCCAGGTGCCAGGGGCTCTTCCCTTGACCCTGCAGCCCTCCCTGACGGGACAACCACCAAAGTGGGTGTTGATGCAACAATACCCCTTGACAGGTCCAAGAAGTTCCAGAGGGTGAGCAGGTCAGAATAATCCATCCCTGAAGGATGAACTGCCTGCTTAAATTTTACTTTTTTCTGAAAGCCTGTAGAAGAGATCTATAAATCTATGATTAGAAGGTGCGTCCCCCAGTACATGAACTGCGTGTTCTGCTGGTTTTGAGATAAACCCGGTGGAGTTCAGGAATATCTTACATCATGATGTCTATTTTCATGCCGCACTCAGGACACTTCCCTGATCTGAGCCTGCTGGCATCAACCATGTAACCATCCCTCTTTATGAGGAGTTCCCCGCAGGACGGGCAGTAGGTATTCTCGGCATCGGTGCCCGGGAGGTTGCCGACGTACACATACTTCATACCGGCCTCCAGGGCCATTTCACGTGCCCTCATGAGGGTTGACGTCTCGGTTGGTGGGATGTCCTGCATCCTGTAATGGGGGAAGAACCTTGTGAAGTGCAGGGGGACATCAGCAGCAACCTCGGAAACCATGAAGTTTACAAGGGCCTCTATGTCATCATCCGAATCATTGTAGCCAGGGATCAGCAGATTGGTGACCTCAATATGGATCCCCATATCATGCATCCCCTTTATATTCTCCAGCACGGGTTCAAGCCGGGCATCGCAGAGCTCACGGTAGAACCTCTCTGACATCCCCTTGAGGTCGATGTTGGCAGCGTCAAGTAGAGGTCCTATGATGCTGAGGGCCTCCTCACTCATGTAGCCGTTGGTCACATAGACTGTTTTAAGGCCATGCTGCCTTGCAAGTTCAGCTGAATCCACGGTATACTCCAGCCACATTGTGGGTTCATTGTAGGTCCAGGCAATGGAGAGACAGTTACTGGCAGCTGCGGCCTCAACAGCCTCCTCAGGTGACATGTACCTGGTTGGCACGCTGTCTATTGCGGCCTGGGATATACTCCAGTTCTGACAGTACCTGCAGCGGAAGTTACAGCCGACCGTTCCAAGGGAGTATACGGGGCTTCCAGGATAAAAATGGAATAATGGCTTCTTCTCTACCGGATCCACGGCAGCCGATGATACCTCCCCGTAGGTCAGGGTGTATATCCTCTCACCATCACTTTCCCTTGTAAGGCAATACCCCCTCCCCCCATCAGGAATGAGGCATTTCCGGTTGCATACAAGGCACCTTAACCTTTCACCGCTCCTCTCATAGAGCATGGCTTCCCTTTTCATTGGACTCCCCCCTTTAAATGTTCATAACCCCTTACATCTAGAGTGTATGTTCTTCCATCCTTATCAATCATTTCAATTCCAGAGTCGGTGACCTCGCCTATGACATGAAGCCCTGTGATTCCCGAAAGTTCCTTCATCTCATCTGGCCCTGCAGTTATGACAAGTTCAAAGTCCTCCCCGTAGTAGAGGGCCAGTTCCATGGGGTCCCTGTTGATAATGGAGGCTATTTCAAAGACCTCCCTGGGCACCGGGATCTTCTCCTTAAATATCCTGAAACCCACCCTGCTGGAGTCCATGATCTCTCCAAGTTCACTTACAAGGCCATCGCTTATGTCTGTGGCCGATGATGCAAGGCCTGACTCCGCTATCCTCAACGCATCCTCCACTGGTGCCAGGGGCTTCAGTGAACTTTCAACTGCAGCTTCATGGTTTTTAGCTGGTTTTTCACCCGATAAAATGAGCTCTGTTCCTGCAGCTCCAAGTCCCAGGGGGCCTGTTACCGCAACAAGGTCTCCTGTCCTTGCGCCTGACTTGAGGAGGACCCTGTCCTTCCTTACCCTGCCAGCAGCCATCCCTGAGAGTATGATTTCATCAGACTCGTTGGTGTCGCCTCCAATGAGGGGTGCCCTGTAATGGGTGCAGGCATCCATAACCCCATCGATGAGGGAGCTGAAGAAGTCCTCTTCAAGGTCAGGGAGTGCCATTGATAACATGAAGGCCTCAGGTTTCGAACCCATGGCCGCAAGGTCGCTCATGTTTGCTGTTACCGTTTTCCATCCCATCTCGTATGGCCTTGAGGGATCAGGGAAGTGCCTTGTCTCAAGAAGAAGATCGGAAGTTAAGACAAGGTATTCATCACCGATATCCAGGAGAGCTGCATCGTCTCCAAGTCCATGGAGTTCCGAATCAGGGAAGCTTGCCCTTGCCCTTTTTATTATCCATGAAACAAGTTTTTTTTCTCCAAGGGATGATATTCTGCCATGGGACATTTTAATCAAAAAGTAGATTAAAGGGCTGATTTAACCCTTTCCTTAACTATCTCAGCTATCCTTGGGTCGGCGCCGAGGGGTTCGGTGTAGATTATCTCACCATCGAATTCGAATTCCTCGTGTTCGTGCTCGTGGCTGTGATGGTGATGTTCATGGCCATCGTCAATTCCAAGGATGTGGGGTATGTCATGCTTTGTATGCACTCCATGGGCAAGGAAGACCGGTGTCACTATGATCTTTTCAACGCCCCTGGCTGCAAGTTCATTTATTGCCTCAGGTATCGATGGCTTTGATATGTTCATGAAGCCTACAGCAACCGGATGATCAGCTTCCTTTCTGTAGATGTCTGCTATGCCCTTTATGACCTCCTCCCCGTAGGGCAGACGGCTCCCATGTCCCACAAGGAGGACGCCGATTTTACCTTCTGGGTTTGAATTTGAATCCATAGGATATCACTCCATCCTCGCCTTCTTCCCTCACCCTTCTGAAGACCATTTCAACATCGTCACAGATCTCTATTGAGTCAGGGTCGCAGTCAACTATCTGGGTTGTTATCTTCGCACCCTCCTCAAGTTCAACTATCGCCACCACGTAGGGTGCTATGTCCTTGAACTCATCGGTGGGGGTGTTTATCACAGAGTAACTGTGGATTTTGCCCTTCCCGCTGAACTTCATGTCCTGCAACTTTCCCTTACGCCTGCACTCGGGACATATTATCCTGCTGGGAAAGAAAACGTTCCCGCACTGGAGACATTTTGAACCTGTGAGATTGTAGCGCTGGGGTATGTGGCGCCATGTCCTAACGGTTTCTGTCATCTTGCAACCTCCATGAGTATAATCATCCTTTCATTATCTATCCGGATTCATTATAATTAAATCATAGGGTGATCTAGTATTTAAACTGTGATATCCCCAAGGAGGTAATAAAGAACAGGACATGGTCCCCAAATGTTCAGGGTAATTTAAAGTCCCCTTTCTGTTTTTAAAGAAATCAGGGAGGTCCCCTGAACACCCAGAATTTTGATAATAATTTATGAAGTTTAGAGTAATATTTTTATGTCTGTAATAATAAATTCATCTATGGTGATACCATGGATGATTCTGGATACCTTATGGGCGGAGCCGCATTCCTCCTGATGATACCCCTGGTCATCATTGCCATGATGATGCTGGGTCTTGATGAGCACATGGCCAGCTGCACCGCCGAGGCAGCGGCTTCATCCTCTGTTAAAAGGGCTGCGGAGGATCTGAAGGACAATATCCCCATCATCACGAGGGAAGTCCTGAATGAAAGCGCATACAGGGTTATAAATGGTGATGAATGTCCCGATATCAGGGAAAACATACAGAAGAGACTCGATAGAATCTGCTCTGGCTACCTGAACCTCAATGCAAGCTGCACAGTGAATTCGGTTGAATCCTCCCCCGATGATCCCTTCCAGGTCGAAGTCAACGCCACCATAAAGATAAATGAGGGAAACACAGGACACCTGGAAAATGTCTCAGAAAGGGTCTCGGTTGAGGGACTCCCTGACCCCCTCCCCTTCAGGGTCCTCGGGAAACTCCAGCACAACAGCACAACAGTAGATTATGGTGATAAGCTAAGCAACCATCTTAACTCATGTGGAGTCAGGGGAGACCTCTACATAAACGCA
The sequence above is drawn from the Methanothermobacter wolfeii genome and encodes:
- the thiL gene encoding thiamine-phosphate kinase; amino-acid sequence: MSHGRISSLGEKKLVSWIIKRARASFPDSELHGLGDDAALLDIGDEYLVLTSDLLLETRHFPDPSRPYEMGWKTVTANMSDLAAMGSKPEAFMLSMALPDLEEDFFSSLIDGVMDACTHYRAPLIGGDTNESDEIILSGMAAGRVRKDRVLLKSGARTGDLVAVTGPLGLGAAGTELILSGEKPAKNHEAAVESSLKPLAPVEDALRIAESGLASSATDISDGLVSELGEIMDSSRVGFRIFKEKIPVPREVFEIASIINRDPMELALYYGEDFELVITAGPDEMKELSGITGLHVIGEVTDSGIEMIDKDGRTYTLDVRGYEHLKGGVQ
- the cfbA gene encoding sirohydrochlorin nickelochelatase, producing MDSNSNPEGKIGVLLVGHGSRLPYGEEVIKGIADIYRKEADHPVAVGFMNISKPSIPEAINELAARGVEKIIVTPVFLAHGVHTKHDIPHILGIDDGHEHHHHSHEHEHEEFEFDGEIIYTEPLGADPRIAEIVKERVKSAL
- a CDS encoding Zn-ribbon domain-containing OB-fold protein, which codes for MTETVRTWRHIPQRYNLTGSKCLQCGNVFFPSRIICPECRRKGKLQDMKFSGKGKIHSYSVINTPTDEFKDIAPYVVAIVELEEGAKITTQIVDCDPDSIEICDDVEMVFRRVREEGEDGVISYGFKFKPRR
- the amrS gene encoding AmmeMemoRadiSam system radical SAM enzyme — its product is MKREAMLYERSGERLRCLVCNRKCLIPDGGRGYCLTRESDGERIYTLTYGEVSSAAVDPVEKKPLFHFYPGSPVYSLGTVGCNFRCRYCQNWSISQAAIDSVPTRYMSPEEAVEAAAASNCLSIAWTYNEPTMWLEYTVDSAELARQHGLKTVYVTNGYMSEEALSIIGPLLDAANIDLKGMSERFYRELCDARLEPVLENIKGMHDMGIHIEVTNLLIPGYNDSDDDIEALVNFMVSEVAADVPLHFTRFFPHYRMQDIPPTETSTLMRAREMALEAGMKYVYVGNLPGTDAENTYCPSCGELLIKRDGYMVDASRLRSGKCPECGMKIDIMM